In Actinoplanes sp. NBC_00393, a single genomic region encodes these proteins:
- a CDS encoding ATP-grasp domain-containing protein: MSSEFRVALVTCATFPDLWDDDHPLRDALRERGVIVEAVRWDDADADWSRYDLTVIRSPWDYVARRDAFVDWARRVPRLANPADIIAWNTDKRYLSDLAAAGIPAIPTEFIGPGETWTAPAEGEWVVKPTISAGSQDTGRYTLPAQSALAEAHVARLTTAGRTAMIQPYLAAVDTAGETAVLCTPDAAGELTFSHGIRKGAMLNAPGEGAKDAGDENISPRTPSPAELDLAARVLAAVPGGAKRLLYARVDMIPGPDGSPLLIELELTEPSLFLRTAPGAAARLADAILTRL; encoded by the coding sequence GTGAGTTCCGAATTTCGGGTGGCCCTGGTTACCTGCGCCACCTTTCCCGACCTCTGGGACGACGATCACCCCTTGCGTGACGCGCTGCGCGAGCGCGGGGTGATCGTCGAGGCGGTCCGCTGGGACGACGCCGACGCGGACTGGTCCCGGTACGACCTGACGGTCATCCGCTCCCCGTGGGACTATGTGGCCCGCCGCGACGCCTTCGTCGACTGGGCCCGCCGCGTGCCACGCCTGGCCAACCCGGCCGACATCATCGCGTGGAACACCGACAAGCGTTATCTGAGCGACCTCGCCGCGGCCGGCATCCCGGCCATCCCGACCGAGTTCATCGGCCCCGGTGAGACGTGGACGGCGCCGGCCGAGGGCGAGTGGGTGGTCAAGCCGACGATCAGCGCCGGCAGCCAGGACACCGGCCGCTACACGCTGCCGGCCCAGAGCGCTCTCGCCGAGGCCCACGTCGCGCGCCTCACCACCGCCGGCCGCACCGCGATGATCCAGCCGTACCTTGCCGCGGTCGACACGGCCGGCGAGACCGCCGTCCTCTGCACCCCTGACGCGGCCGGCGAGCTGACCTTCAGCCACGGCATCCGCAAGGGCGCCATGCTCAACGCCCCCGGCGAGGGCGCCAAGGACGCCGGCGACGAGAACATCAGCCCGCGCACCCCGTCACCCGCCGAGCTGGACCTCGCCGCACGCGTCCTGGCCGCGGTCCCCGGCGGTGCCAAGCGCCTCCTCTACGCCCGCGTCGACATGATTCCGGGCCCGGACGGCTCGCCGCTGCTCATCGAACTCGAGCTCACCGAGCCCTCGCTCTTCCTGCGCACCGCGCCCGGCGCCGCCGCCCGCCTGGCCGACGCCATCCTCACCCGCCTCTGA
- a CDS encoding Rieske (2Fe-2S) protein, protein MTFEYVGPVTDVAKGTALQVELDSGIEVAVVHADDDNFYAVRDECSHASVALSEGEVDGCTLECWLHGSRFDLRTGEPSGPPAFSPVATFAVEIRDGDIYVSTTPSNGVEP, encoded by the coding sequence ATGACCTTCGAGTACGTCGGTCCGGTGACGGACGTGGCCAAGGGCACCGCTCTCCAGGTGGAGCTCGACAGCGGCATCGAGGTCGCGGTCGTGCACGCCGACGACGACAACTTCTACGCGGTCCGTGACGAGTGCAGTCACGCTTCCGTGGCGCTCTCCGAGGGGGAGGTGGACGGGTGCACGCTGGAGTGCTGGCTGCACGGCTCCCGCTTCGACCTGCGCACCGGTGAGCCTTCCGGACCGCCGGCCTTCTCGCCGGTGGCGACCTTCGCCGTCGAGATCCGCGACGGTGACATCTACGTTTCGACGACACCGAGTAATGGAGTAGAGCCGTGA
- the tkt gene encoding transketolase has protein sequence MDAVEKAGNGHPGTAMSLAPAAYLLFNRVMRHDPTDPEWAGRDRFVLSCGHSSLTLYIQLFLNGYSLSLDDLKSLRQWDSLTPGHPEYGHTPGVEITTGPLGQGIGNAVGMAMSARRQRGLFDPEAAAGQSPFDHYVYSIASDGDIEEGVSHESSAIAAVQKLGNLVVIYDDNEISIEDDTRIAKNEDVGARYAAYGWHVQTVAWRGEGEYAEDVEALWNAIQAAKAVTDKPSFIVLKTIIGWPAPKKQNTGKIHGSALGADEITATKKLLGFADEPFAIEDEVVKHAQQVVERGKAARAEWQKGFDAWATGNTEAKALFDRLSSKTLPDGWHQALPEFPADEKGLATRAASGKILEALAPVLPELWGGSADLAESNNTTMKGEPSFIPAEYATKEFPGHEYGRTLHFGIREHGMGSILNGIAADGRTRPYGGTFLVFSDYMRGAVRLSALMKLPVIFVWTHDSIGLGEDGPTHQPIETLTALRAIVGLDVVRPADANETAWAWRGALEHTDRPTALALSRQNLPTIDRSKYASAEGTLRGGYILSEASSGTPQVILIASGSEVSIALTAQERLEAQGTPTRVVSMPCQEWFFQQDTAYQQQVLPHGVKARVSVEAGIRMSWDRILGDAGEAVSIEHYGASAPAKILFEQFGFTADNVVAKANASLAKVGEITGHKTGN, from the coding sequence ATGGACGCCGTGGAGAAGGCCGGCAACGGCCACCCCGGTACGGCCATGAGCCTGGCCCCGGCCGCCTACCTGCTGTTCAACCGCGTGATGCGGCACGACCCGACGGATCCGGAGTGGGCGGGACGCGACCGCTTCGTGTTGTCCTGTGGTCACTCCAGCCTCACCCTCTACATTCAGTTGTTCCTCAATGGTTACAGCCTGTCGCTCGATGACCTCAAGTCACTGCGTCAGTGGGACTCCCTGACCCCGGGTCACCCGGAGTACGGGCACACCCCCGGCGTCGAGATCACCACCGGGCCGCTCGGCCAGGGCATCGGCAACGCGGTCGGCATGGCCATGTCGGCGCGTCGCCAGCGCGGCCTGTTCGACCCGGAGGCGGCGGCCGGTCAGTCGCCGTTCGACCACTACGTCTACTCGATCGCCTCGGACGGCGACATCGAGGAGGGCGTGAGCCACGAGTCGAGCGCGATCGCCGCGGTGCAGAAGCTCGGCAACCTCGTCGTGATCTACGACGACAACGAGATCTCCATCGAGGACGACACCCGGATCGCCAAGAACGAGGACGTCGGCGCGCGCTACGCGGCGTACGGCTGGCATGTCCAGACGGTGGCCTGGCGCGGCGAGGGTGAGTACGCGGAGGACGTCGAGGCGCTCTGGAACGCGATCCAGGCCGCCAAGGCGGTGACCGACAAGCCGTCGTTCATCGTCCTCAAGACGATCATCGGCTGGCCGGCGCCGAAGAAGCAGAACACCGGCAAGATCCACGGTTCTGCGCTGGGCGCCGACGAGATCACCGCCACCAAGAAGCTGCTCGGCTTCGCCGACGAGCCGTTCGCCATCGAGGACGAGGTCGTCAAGCACGCGCAGCAGGTCGTCGAGCGGGGCAAGGCGGCCCGCGCAGAGTGGCAGAAGGGCTTCGACGCCTGGGCCACCGGCAACACCGAGGCCAAGGCGCTCTTCGACCGGCTCTCCAGCAAGACCCTGCCGGACGGCTGGCACCAGGCGCTGCCCGAGTTCCCGGCCGACGAGAAGGGCCTGGCCACCCGGGCCGCGTCCGGCAAGATCCTGGAGGCGCTGGCCCCGGTCCTGCCCGAGCTGTGGGGTGGCTCCGCCGACCTGGCGGAGAGCAACAACACCACCATGAAGGGTGAGCCGTCGTTCATCCCGGCGGAGTACGCGACCAAGGAGTTCCCCGGCCACGAGTACGGCCGGACCCTGCACTTCGGTATCCGCGAGCACGGCATGGGCTCGATCCTCAACGGCATCGCGGCGGACGGGCGCACCCGTCCGTACGGTGGCACGTTCCTGGTCTTCAGCGACTACATGCGCGGCGCGGTACGCCTCTCCGCGCTGATGAAGCTGCCGGTCATCTTCGTGTGGACGCACGACTCGATCGGTCTCGGCGAGGACGGCCCGACGCACCAGCCGATCGAGACGCTGACCGCCCTGCGCGCCATCGTCGGCCTCGACGTCGTCCGCCCGGCCGACGCCAACGAGACCGCGTGGGCCTGGCGCGGCGCCCTCGAGCACACCGACCGGCCGACCGCGCTGGCGCTGTCCCGGCAGAACCTGCCGACGATCGACCGCTCGAAGTACGCGTCGGCCGAGGGCACCCTCCGGGGCGGTTACATCCTGTCCGAGGCGTCCAGCGGCACCCCGCAGGTCATCCTGATCGCCAGCGGCTCCGAGGTGTCGATCGCGCTGACCGCGCAGGAGCGCCTGGAGGCCCAGGGCACCCCGACCCGCGTCGTCTCGATGCCCTGCCAGGAGTGGTTCTTCCAGCAGGACACCGCGTACCAGCAGCAGGTCCTGCCGCACGGGGTGAAGGCCCGGGTCTCCGTCGAGGCCGGCATCCGGATGAGCTGGGACCGCATCCTCGGTGACGCCGGCGAGGCGGTCAGCATCGAGCACTACGGCGCCAGCGCCCCGGCGAAGATCCTGTTCGAGCAGTTCGGCTTCACCGCCGACAACGTCGTTGCGAAGGCCAATGCCAGCCTGGCCAAGGTTGGCGAGATCACCGGTCACAAGACCGGAAACTGA
- a CDS encoding heme o synthase: protein MSMITERPVPGRPPGVAERAPRVETRRNRAAVFRAYLALTKPAIVELLLVTTVPTMMLAAGGWPDPLTFFVVLVGGALAGGAASALNCYIDRDIDQLMRRTKRRPLPAHEMTPRAVLVFGLTLAVISIVLMAAFTNWLATALTAASIFYYDVVYTMWLKRRTPANTFWGGVCGAAPVIIGWAAVTGTIAPMGWALFAVVFFWQMPHFYALAVKYKDDYARAGIPMLPVVRSMERVNFEILIYTVLTVAVSLVAWPLGLGPIYGVTALVMGGVFLGEAIRLVYRAKVGRPIMPMRLFHLSITYLTVVFMAVAVDALV from the coding sequence GTGAGCATGATCACCGAGCGTCCCGTCCCCGGACGGCCGCCCGGCGTGGCGGAGCGTGCGCCACGTGTCGAAACTCGACGCAATCGGGCTGCGGTGTTCCGCGCCTATCTGGCTCTGACGAAGCCGGCGATCGTCGAGCTCCTGCTGGTCACCACCGTGCCGACGATGATGCTCGCGGCCGGCGGCTGGCCGGACCCGCTGACGTTCTTCGTGGTCCTGGTGGGTGGCGCCCTGGCGGGCGGCGCGGCGAGCGCGCTGAACTGCTACATCGACCGCGACATCGATCAGCTGATGCGGCGGACGAAACGGCGCCCGCTGCCGGCCCACGAGATGACCCCGCGGGCGGTGCTCGTCTTCGGTCTCACGCTCGCCGTGATCTCGATCGTGTTGATGGCGGCGTTCACCAACTGGCTGGCGACCGCGCTCACCGCGGCGTCGATCTTCTACTACGACGTCGTCTACACGATGTGGTTGAAGCGGCGAACCCCGGCGAACACCTTCTGGGGTGGCGTCTGCGGCGCGGCGCCGGTGATCATCGGCTGGGCCGCGGTGACCGGCACCATCGCCCCGATGGGATGGGCGCTTTTTGCGGTTGTCTTCTTTTGGCAGATGCCGCACTTCTATGCGCTCGCGGTGAAGTACAAGGACGACTATGCGCGGGCCGGCATTCCGATGCTGCCCGTCGTGCGCTCCATGGAGCGGGTGAACTTCGAGATCCTGATCTACACGGTGCTCACCGTGGCGGTGTCCCTGGTGGCCTGGCCGCTCGGGCTCGGACCGATCTACGGCGTCACCGCACTCGTGATGGGCGGCGTCTTCCTGGGCGAGGCGATCCGGCTGGTCTACCGGGCCAAGGTGGGCCGCCCGATCATGCCGATGCGGCTGTTCCACCTGTCGATCACGTACCTCACCGTGGTCTTCATGGCTGTCGCGGTTGACGCTCTGGTCTGA
- the sufB gene encoding Fe-S cluster assembly protein SufB, whose amino-acid sequence MTDQIVTQEEHLAALGRYEYGWADADHAGATAQRGLSEAVVRNISALKSEPQWMLDLRLKGLRLFDRKPMPNWGADLTGIDFQNIKYFVRSTEKQAASWEDLPEDIKATYDKLGIPEAEKQRLVAGVAAQYESEVVYHAIREDLEAQGVLFLDTDTALKEHEELFKEYFGTVIPVGDNKFAALNTSVWSGGSFIYVPKGVHVDIPLQAYFRINTENMGQFERTLIIADEGSYVHYVEGCTAPIYSSDSLHSAVVEIVVKKNARVRYTTIQNWSNNVYNLVTKRATCEEGATMEWVDGNIGSKVTMKYPAVYMTGAHAKGEVLSIAMAGEGQHQDSGAKMVHAAPHTSSTIISKSIARGGGRTSYRGLVQVLEGSSNSKSTVKCDALLVDTISRSDTYPYVDIREDDVNMGHEATVSKVSEDQLFYLMSRGLTEDEAMAMIVRGFIEPIAKELPMEYALELNRLIELQMEGAVG is encoded by the coding sequence ATGACTGACCAGATCGTCACTCAGGAAGAGCACCTCGCCGCTCTTGGTCGGTATGAATACGGCTGGGCCGACGCCGACCACGCGGGCGCGACCGCCCAGCGCGGGCTGTCCGAAGCGGTGGTGCGCAACATCTCGGCGCTCAAGAGCGAGCCGCAGTGGATGCTCGACCTGCGCCTGAAGGGCCTGCGGCTGTTCGACCGCAAGCCCATGCCGAACTGGGGCGCCGACCTCACCGGCATCGACTTCCAGAACATCAAGTACTTCGTGCGTTCCACCGAGAAGCAGGCCGCTTCCTGGGAGGACCTGCCCGAGGACATCAAGGCGACGTACGACAAGCTCGGCATCCCCGAGGCGGAGAAGCAGCGCCTCGTCGCCGGTGTCGCCGCGCAGTACGAGTCGGAGGTCGTCTACCACGCGATCCGTGAGGACCTCGAGGCGCAGGGCGTCCTGTTCCTGGACACCGACACCGCGCTGAAGGAGCACGAAGAGCTCTTCAAGGAGTACTTCGGCACCGTCATCCCGGTCGGCGACAACAAGTTCGCCGCGCTGAACACCAGCGTGTGGTCCGGCGGGTCGTTCATCTACGTGCCGAAGGGCGTGCACGTGGACATCCCGCTGCAGGCCTACTTCCGGATCAACACGGAGAACATGGGCCAGTTCGAGCGGACCCTGATCATCGCCGACGAGGGCTCGTACGTGCACTACGTCGAGGGCTGCACCGCGCCGATCTACTCGTCCGACTCGCTGCACTCCGCGGTCGTCGAGATCGTCGTGAAGAAGAACGCCCGGGTGCGTTACACGACCATCCAGAACTGGTCGAACAACGTCTACAACCTGGTCACCAAGCGCGCCACCTGCGAAGAGGGCGCGACCATGGAGTGGGTCGACGGCAACATCGGCTCCAAGGTGACGATGAAGTACCCGGCCGTCTACATGACCGGCGCGCACGCCAAGGGCGAGGTTCTGTCGATCGCCATGGCCGGCGAGGGCCAGCACCAGGACTCCGGCGCCAAGATGGTGCATGCCGCGCCGCACACCTCCTCGACGATCATCTCGAAGTCGATCGCGCGGGGTGGCGGCCGGACGTCGTACCGGGGTCTGGTGCAGGTGCTCGAGGGCTCGTCGAACTCGAAGAGCACGGTCAAGTGCGACGCGCTCCTGGTCGACACGATCTCCCGGTCGGACACGTACCCGTACGTCGACATCCGCGAGGACGACGTGAACATGGGTCACGAGGCGACCGTCTCCAAGGTCAGCGAGGACCAGCTCTTCTACCTGATGAGCCGCGGCCTGACCGAGGACGAGGCGATGGCGATGATCGTGCGTGGCTTCATCGAGCCGATCGCCAAGGAGCTCCCGATGGAGTACGCGCTCGAGCTGAACCGCCTGATCGAGCTCCAGATGGAAGGGGCTGTGGGTTAA
- the sufC gene encoding Fe-S cluster assembly ATPase SufC, whose product MSTLEIRDLQVSVKLPEGELKPILSGVDLTVKAGETHAIMGPNGSGKSTLAYSIAGHPKYEITGGTVHLDGVDVLELSVDERARAGLFLAMQYPVEVPGVSVANFLRTAKTAIDGEAPKLRTWAGELRGAMEKLQMDPAFAQRNVNEGFSGGEKKRHEIMQLELLKPKVAILDETDSGLDIDALRVVSEGVNRVRATGTTGFLLITHYTRILRYIKPDFVHVFVGGKIVQEGGPELAEQLEAEGYEKFLTKA is encoded by the coding sequence GTGAGCACCCTGGAGATCCGCGACCTGCAGGTTTCGGTGAAGCTGCCCGAGGGCGAGCTGAAGCCGATCCTGTCCGGTGTCGACCTGACCGTGAAGGCCGGCGAGACCCACGCCATCATGGGCCCGAACGGCTCCGGCAAGTCGACCCTGGCCTACTCGATCGCGGGCCACCCGAAGTACGAGATCACCGGCGGAACGGTGCACCTCGACGGGGTGGACGTGCTCGAGCTGAGCGTGGACGAGCGCGCCCGGGCCGGTCTCTTCCTCGCCATGCAGTACCCGGTCGAGGTCCCCGGCGTCTCGGTGGCGAACTTCCTGCGGACCGCGAAGACCGCGATCGACGGCGAGGCGCCCAAGCTGCGTACCTGGGCCGGCGAGCTGCGGGGCGCCATGGAGAAGCTGCAGATGGACCCCGCGTTCGCCCAGCGCAACGTGAACGAGGGCTTCTCCGGCGGTGAGAAGAAGCGGCACGAGATCATGCAGCTCGAGCTGCTCAAGCCGAAGGTCGCGATCCTCGACGAGACCGACTCCGGCCTCGACATCGACGCCCTGCGCGTGGTCAGCGAGGGTGTGAACCGGGTTCGCGCGACCGGGACGACCGGCTTCCTCCTGATCACCCACTACACCCGGATCCTGCGCTACATCAAGCCGGACTTCGTGCACGTCTTCGTGGGCGGCAAGATCGTCCAGGAGGGTGGCCCGGAGCTCGCCGAGCAGCTCGAGGCCGAGGGTTACGAGAAGTTCCTGACCAAGGCCTGA
- the tal gene encoding transaldolase: MTDRLAELSAAGVAVWLDDLSRVRLTSGSLDKMRTEQHVVGVTTNPSIFQKALSDADAYDEQVRDLAAQKVTVEEAVRLMTAKDVRWACDVQRPEYDRSGGVDGRVSIEVDPRKAHEAEATVAEAKTLWWLVDRENLYIKIPATMGGLPAITATLAAGISVNVTLIFSLERYRAVMDAFLSGLEQAKANGHDLSKIGSVASFFVSRVDTEVDKRLDKIGTDEAKALKGKAAIANARLAYEAYEEVFGGDRWKALASAGAQPQRPLWASTSTKSPEFRDTIYVEELIAPGTVNTMPESVIVAYADHGETKGDTITGNYEHARKVFADLAAVGVDFDDAVKVLEEEGVEKFEASWKELLDGVGKSLKAGTGV; encoded by the coding sequence ATGACCGACAGGCTGGCCGAGCTCTCCGCCGCGGGCGTCGCGGTGTGGCTCGACGATCTCTCCCGGGTGCGCCTCACCAGCGGTTCGCTGGACAAGATGCGCACCGAGCAGCACGTGGTCGGGGTGACCACGAACCCGAGCATCTTCCAGAAGGCGCTGTCCGACGCGGACGCGTACGACGAGCAGGTCCGTGACCTGGCGGCGCAGAAGGTGACGGTCGAGGAGGCCGTCCGCCTGATGACCGCCAAGGACGTCCGCTGGGCGTGCGACGTCCAGCGGCCGGAGTACGACCGGTCCGGTGGCGTCGACGGCCGGGTCTCGATCGAGGTCGACCCGCGCAAGGCGCACGAGGCCGAGGCCACCGTCGCCGAGGCGAAGACGCTCTGGTGGCTGGTCGATCGGGAGAACCTGTACATCAAGATCCCGGCGACGATGGGCGGGCTGCCCGCCATCACCGCCACGCTCGCCGCGGGCATCAGCGTCAACGTCACGCTGATCTTCTCGCTCGAGCGCTACCGCGCGGTCATGGACGCGTTCCTGTCCGGTCTGGAGCAGGCGAAGGCGAACGGCCACGACCTGTCCAAGATCGGCTCGGTGGCGTCCTTCTTCGTCTCCCGCGTGGACACCGAGGTGGACAAGCGGCTCGACAAGATCGGTACGGACGAGGCGAAGGCGCTCAAGGGCAAGGCCGCGATCGCCAACGCCCGGCTGGCGTACGAGGCGTACGAGGAGGTCTTCGGCGGCGACCGCTGGAAGGCCCTGGCCTCGGCCGGCGCCCAGCCGCAGCGCCCGCTCTGGGCGTCCACGTCGACCAAGAGCCCGGAGTTCCGCGACACCATCTACGTCGAGGAGCTGATCGCGCCCGGCACGGTCAACACCATGCCGGAGTCGGTCATCGTGGCGTACGCGGACCACGGCGAGACCAAGGGCGACACCATCACCGGCAACTACGAGCACGCCCGCAAGGTCTTCGCGGACCTGGCCGCGGTCGGCGTCGACTTCGACGACGCGGTCAAGGTCCTCGAGGAGGAGGGCGTCGAGAAGTTCGAGGCCAGCTGGAAGGAGCTCCTCGACGGCGTAGGGAAGTCCCTGAAGGCCGGAACCGGCGTCTGA
- the sufD gene encoding Fe-S cluster assembly protein SufD, whose product MTTEAIAPPSTKSQVLRSFDVTDFPALNGLEEEWRFTPLKRLRDLVKATSLTGAAPSVEYGDLPAGVTVTSAASVQDVLTPFDRISALAYGSAAGVTLIEVAAEAELAEPAVIRLVGKGGDAAAARTYVKLGNFAKATIVLEQTGSVTLADNIEVVLGDSAQLTFVTLAEWDRDAVQAQHVKFRVGKDARVQHVQVTLGGDLVRQFTSVEYAGRGGDAELWGLYFADSGQHHEHRQLVDHSVPDCRSYVGYRGALQGASAHTVWVGDVLIRAAATGTDTYEINRNLVLTDGARADSVPNLEIETGEVAGAGHASATGRFDDEQLFYLMARGIPEEEARKLVVRGFFAELINKIPVEELRERLGDAVEARLASSGS is encoded by the coding sequence ATGACTACCGAGGCCATCGCCCCGCCGAGCACCAAGTCGCAGGTGCTGCGCTCCTTCGACGTCACCGACTTCCCGGCCCTGAACGGGCTGGAGGAGGAGTGGCGCTTCACCCCGCTGAAGCGGCTGCGTGACCTGGTCAAGGCCACGTCGTTGACCGGCGCCGCGCCGTCCGTCGAGTACGGCGACCTGCCGGCCGGCGTGACGGTGACCTCCGCTGCTTCGGTGCAGGACGTGCTCACGCCGTTCGACCGGATCAGCGCCCTGGCCTACGGCTCGGCCGCCGGTGTCACCCTCATCGAGGTGGCGGCCGAGGCCGAGCTCGCCGAGCCCGCTGTCATCCGGCTGGTCGGCAAGGGCGGCGACGCGGCGGCCGCGCGCACCTACGTGAAGCTGGGCAACTTCGCCAAGGCGACGATCGTTCTGGAGCAGACCGGCTCGGTCACCCTCGCGGACAACATCGAGGTCGTGCTCGGCGACAGCGCCCAGCTGACCTTCGTGACGCTCGCCGAGTGGGACCGCGACGCCGTCCAAGCGCAGCACGTCAAGTTCCGGGTCGGCAAGGATGCCCGGGTCCAGCACGTGCAGGTCACTCTCGGCGGCGACCTGGTCCGGCAGTTCACCAGCGTGGAGTACGCGGGACGCGGCGGCGACGCCGAGCTCTGGGGTCTGTACTTCGCCGACTCCGGTCAGCACCACGAGCACCGCCAGCTGGTCGACCACAGCGTTCCGGACTGCCGCAGCTACGTGGGTTACCGCGGGGCGCTGCAGGGGGCGTCGGCGCACACCGTCTGGGTCGGCGACGTGCTGATCCGGGCGGCGGCGACCGGCACCGACACGTACGAGATCAACCGGAACCTGGTCCTGACCGACGGGGCGCGCGCCGACTCGGTGCCGAACCTGGAGATCGAGACCGGCGAGGTCGCCGGCGCCGGCCACGCGAGCGCGACCGGCCGTTTCGACGACGAGCAGCTGTTCTACCTGATGGCCCGCGGCATCCCCGAGGAGGAGGCCCGCAAGCTGGTGGTTCGCGGCTTCTTCGCCGAGCTGATCAACAAGATCCCGGTCGAGGAGCTCCGCGAGCGCCTGGGCGACGCGGTCGAGGCCCGGCTGGCCTCGTCAGGCTCATGA
- a CDS encoding COX15/CtaA family protein translates to MRPLALASLIANVGLIVTGAAVRLTKSGLGCPTWPRCTEDSYTTTPEMGIHGVIEFGNRLLTFVLVALAFACFAAALATRRRALIVLSVAVALGIPGQGVVGGITVLTDLNPWVVGLHFILSVALIAGCYALWRRAGEGDGEPVRLVPAPIRHLAWITTTVSFAVIAAGVVVTGSGPHAGDANAKRNGLDPATVSQIHADLVFLLIGLSVALWFALRAVNAPPTAIRAAVVLIAVELGQGVIGFVQYFTNLPVLLVAAHMLGSGLVWTSTLAVLWSLRERPVLLATPPTAPLDDLHPAEPVSAA, encoded by the coding sequence ATGCGCCCGCTCGCCCTGGCGTCCCTGATCGCCAACGTCGGCCTGATCGTCACCGGCGCGGCCGTCCGGCTGACCAAATCCGGCCTCGGCTGTCCCACCTGGCCGCGATGCACCGAGGACTCGTACACGACCACACCCGAGATGGGCATCCACGGTGTGATCGAGTTCGGCAACCGCTTGCTGACGTTCGTGCTGGTCGCGCTCGCCTTCGCCTGCTTCGCGGCCGCGCTGGCGACCCGCCGCCGGGCGCTGATCGTGCTGTCGGTCGCGGTCGCGCTCGGCATCCCCGGCCAGGGCGTGGTGGGCGGGATCACGGTGCTCACCGACCTCAACCCGTGGGTGGTCGGCCTGCACTTCATCCTCTCCGTCGCGCTGATCGCCGGCTGCTACGCCCTGTGGCGCCGCGCCGGCGAGGGCGACGGCGAGCCGGTCCGGCTGGTGCCCGCCCCGATCCGCCACCTGGCGTGGATCACCACCACGGTCAGCTTCGCGGTCATCGCGGCCGGCGTCGTGGTCACCGGCAGCGGCCCGCACGCCGGCGACGCGAACGCCAAGCGCAACGGCCTCGACCCGGCAACCGTCTCGCAGATCCACGCCGACCTGGTGTTCCTGCTGATCGGCCTCAGCGTCGCGCTCTGGTTCGCCCTGCGCGCGGTCAACGCTCCCCCGACCGCGATCCGCGCCGCCGTCGTACTGATCGCCGTCGAGCTCGGCCAGGGCGTGATCGGCTTCGTCCAGTACTTCACCAACCTGCCGGTCCTCCTGGTCGCCGCACACATGCTCGGCTCCGGCCTGGTCTGGACCTCCACCCTCGCGGTCCTCTGGTCCCTGCGCGAACGCCCCGTCTTGCTGGCCACGCCGCCTACGGCGCCGCTCGACGATCTTCACCCGGCCGAGCCGGTCAGCGCGGCCTGA
- a CDS encoding helix-turn-helix transcriptional regulator: MKNEVLIQIGSVASATVSDGRTRDRVAQLLLTRGATTAAELGAELGLSPAAIRKHLDAMLAEDLVETRELRSDKPRGRGRPAKAFVLTAAGREDLNPHHYDGIATAALRWIADNHGPEAVSAFASAQVQALGDRLAAALRSAGHDPIARAEALAEALTAEGYAASATTIASGGQLCQHHCPVAHVAAEFPQLCDAETEVISRLIGTHVQRLATIAHGDGVCTTHIPASSGAPTAITVRTDT, encoded by the coding sequence GTGAAAAACGAGGTGCTGATCCAGATCGGCTCGGTGGCGTCCGCCACCGTGTCGGACGGGCGCACCCGTGACCGGGTCGCACAGCTGCTCCTGACGCGTGGCGCCACGACCGCCGCCGAGCTCGGGGCCGAGCTGGGGCTGAGCCCGGCCGCCATCCGCAAGCACCTCGACGCCATGCTCGCCGAGGACCTCGTGGAGACGCGCGAGCTGCGCAGCGACAAGCCCCGCGGCCGCGGCCGCCCGGCGAAGGCGTTCGTGCTCACCGCCGCCGGCCGCGAGGATCTGAACCCGCACCACTACGACGGCATCGCCACTGCCGCGCTGCGCTGGATCGCCGACAACCACGGTCCGGAGGCGGTGAGCGCGTTCGCCTCCGCCCAGGTCCAGGCGCTCGGGGATCGGCTGGCGGCGGCGCTGCGGTCGGCCGGTCACGATCCGATCGCCCGCGCGGAGGCGCTCGCTGAGGCGCTGACCGCGGAAGGCTACGCTGCCAGTGCGACCACGATCGCGTCCGGCGGGCAGCTGTGCCAGCATCACTGTCCGGTGGCTCACGTGGCTGCCGAGTTTCCTCAGCTGTGCGACGCCGAGACCGAAGTCATCTCGCGGCTCATCGGCACCCACGTGCAGCGTCTCGCCACCATCGCGCACGGCGACGGGGTGTGCACCACGCACATCCCGGCCTCGTCGGGCGCACCCACCGCAATCACGGTTAGGACAGATACATGA